From Solidesulfovibrio sp., a single genomic window includes:
- a CDS encoding electron transfer flavoprotein subunit alpha, whose translation MDTVFFLAHTEADGSLSKASLEALTAAKALAAGLGAPLGLGLFGADVAAAASAVAGCGAALFGVSGEAFGLPRYATDAAAMEALCKAGGATIVIAADDSRASRALPGVAARLGGRIDAHVTGLAAKDGQAVATRGFYRQRMQAELTRAGRPWCLTVSAGCFAAYDGAPGEASLTAVDVPASPALTRTTVKAVIAPSADEQTIRPDAKLLFVTGAGWTKKQADGATHVPEAGELILGFLGKSKASLGSSKSLVDMGGEGEAVLPFLTHLHQVGQTGATPRHPKGLATCCHGEEPHVVGWRFIAERRAVNLDASCGWAQGKADVLYVADAFAVMKKVNELLG comes from the coding sequence ATGGATACCGTATTTTTTCTCGCCCATACCGAGGCTGACGGCAGCCTCTCGAAAGCTTCCCTGGAGGCGCTGACCGCCGCCAAGGCCCTGGCCGCCGGCCTGGGCGCGCCCCTTGGCCTTGGCCTGTTCGGCGCGGACGTCGCCGCCGCGGCCTCCGCCGTGGCCGGCTGCGGCGCCGCCCTGTTCGGCGTGTCCGGCGAGGCCTTCGGCCTGCCCCGCTATGCCACCGACGCCGCCGCCATGGAGGCCCTGTGCAAGGCCGGCGGCGCGACCATCGTCATTGCCGCCGATGATTCCCGGGCCTCCCGGGCGCTGCCCGGCGTGGCCGCCCGGCTTGGCGGGCGCATCGACGCCCACGTGACCGGGCTTGCCGCCAAGGATGGCCAGGCCGTGGCCACGCGCGGCTTCTACCGCCAGCGCATGCAGGCCGAACTCACCCGGGCCGGCCGTCCCTGGTGCCTGACCGTTTCGGCCGGCTGCTTCGCCGCCTACGACGGCGCGCCGGGCGAGGCCAGCCTCACGGCCGTGGACGTGCCGGCCAGCCCGGCGCTCACCCGCACCACCGTCAAGGCCGTCATCGCCCCCTCGGCCGACGAGCAGACCATCCGCCCCGACGCCAAACTGCTGTTCGTGACCGGCGCGGGCTGGACGAAAAAGCAGGCCGACGGCGCCACCCACGTGCCCGAGGCCGGCGAACTGATCCTCGGGTTCCTCGGCAAGTCCAAGGCGTCGCTTGGTAGCAGCAAGTCGCTGGTGGACATGGGCGGCGAGGGCGAGGCCGTGCTGCCGTTCCTCACCCACCTGCACCAGGTCGGCCAGACCGGCGCCACGCCGCGTCACCCCAAGGGCCTGGCCACCTGCTGCCACGGCGAGGAACCCCATGTCGTGGGCTGGCGGTTTATTGCCGAGCGCCGGGCCGTCAACCTCGACGCCTCCTGCGGCTGGGCGCAAGGCAAGGCCGACGTGCTCTACGTGGCCGATGCCTTCGCGGTCATGAAGAAGGTCAATGAATTGTTAGGGTAG
- a CDS encoding glycogen/starch/alpha-glucan phosphorylase codes for MPPASLSDFHDLDSLGEDIRRHILSNLGNDLYPPDPFRYFSGLAYAIRDRLIRMWLATQTSYYDSMSKRLYYLSMEFLPGRFLMNYITNMGMEAGCREVVSRLGYALDDLAEEERDAGLGNGGLGRLASCYMDSIATLGIPGYGYGILYDYGLFHQTIVGGWQEEQADNWRRHGSPWVIDRVEHLYEVRFHGRSEPYRDDKGNLRYRWVDADTVMAMPCDILIPGYGGGQVTNMRLWAATSSQEFSLRDFNQGDFVGAMQAKILSENISKVLYPNDEPVAGKELRLKQQYFLVAATLRDIVRRHKKSGPSFEGFADQVAIQLNDTHPTIAVAELMRVLVDEEFLGWDEAWDICRRTFAYTNHTVLPEALETWPMDLLGRVLPRHLQIITEIDRRFLAEVAARHPGDGGKLARMAIIDRGSSRVRMANLAIVGSHAVNGVARLHSDILRESVFKDFDAFYPGKFTNVTNGITPRRWLLQANPALARLITEAIGEDWTRDLNELQKLVPLAGDAAFRESWRAAKRENKKRLARYVLRKTGLGINPDTLFDAQFKRMHEYKRQFLNILHAVTLYNRLRRDPGLAVPPRTVLIGGKAAPGYFMAKRIIRLITAVSEKVNADPAVKGRLRLLFLPNYCVSQAEKVIPAADLSQQISTAGMEASGTGNMKFAVNGALTIGTLDGANIEIMQEVGEDNIFIFGLTAREVEAARANGVDPRRRLRDDPELAEALDMIGRGYFVPGEPDLFAPILDNLLNHGDYYCVTADYRAYLEAQDRVNALYLDPEAWSRKSILNTANMGYFSSDRAVLEYARNIWHIEPLGE; via the coding sequence ATGCCGCCGGCCAGCCTGTCCGATTTCCACGACCTCGACTCCCTTGGCGAGGACATCCGCCGCCACATCCTGTCCAACCTCGGCAACGACCTCTACCCCCCGGACCCCTTCCGCTATTTCAGCGGCCTGGCCTACGCCATCCGCGACCGGCTCATCCGCATGTGGCTGGCCACCCAGACCTCGTACTACGATTCCATGAGCAAGCGGCTCTACTACCTGTCCATGGAATTCCTGCCCGGCCGCTTTCTCATGAACTACATCACCAACATGGGCATGGAGGCCGGCTGCCGCGAGGTGGTGTCGCGCCTGGGCTACGCCCTGGACGACCTGGCCGAGGAGGAGCGCGACGCGGGCCTGGGCAACGGGGGCCTCGGCCGGCTGGCCTCCTGCTACATGGATTCCATCGCCACGCTCGGCATTCCCGGCTACGGCTACGGCATCCTCTACGACTACGGCCTGTTCCACCAGACCATCGTCGGCGGCTGGCAGGAGGAGCAGGCCGACAACTGGCGCCGCCACGGCAGCCCCTGGGTCATCGACCGGGTGGAACACCTCTACGAGGTGCGCTTCCACGGCCGCAGCGAACCCTACCGCGACGACAAGGGCAACCTGCGCTACCGCTGGGTCGATGCCGACACGGTCATGGCCATGCCCTGCGACATCCTCATCCCCGGTTACGGCGGCGGCCAGGTGACCAACATGCGGCTGTGGGCCGCCACCTCCTCCCAGGAGTTCTCGCTGCGCGACTTCAACCAGGGCGACTTCGTCGGGGCCATGCAGGCCAAAATCCTGTCCGAGAACATCTCCAAGGTCCTCTACCCCAACGACGAGCCCGTGGCCGGCAAGGAGCTGCGCCTCAAGCAGCAGTATTTCCTGGTCGCGGCCACGCTGCGCGACATCGTGCGCCGCCACAAGAAATCCGGCCCGTCCTTCGAGGGCTTCGCCGACCAGGTGGCCATCCAGTTAAACGACACCCACCCGACCATCGCCGTGGCCGAACTGATGCGCGTGCTCGTGGACGAGGAGTTCCTCGGCTGGGACGAGGCCTGGGACATCTGCCGCCGTACCTTCGCCTACACCAACCACACCGTCCTGCCCGAGGCCCTGGAAACCTGGCCCATGGACCTCCTCGGCCGGGTGCTGCCCCGGCACTTGCAGATCATCACCGAGATCGACCGGCGCTTCCTGGCCGAGGTGGCGGCGCGCCATCCCGGCGACGGCGGCAAGCTCGCCCGCATGGCCATCATCGACCGGGGCAGCTCCCGGGTGCGCATGGCCAACCTGGCCATCGTCGGCAGCCACGCCGTCAACGGCGTGGCCAGGCTCCATTCCGACATCCTGCGCGAAAGCGTGTTCAAGGATTTCGACGCCTTCTACCCCGGGAAATTCACCAACGTCACCAACGGCATCACCCCCCGGCGCTGGCTGCTCCAGGCCAATCCGGCCCTGGCGCGGCTGATCACCGAAGCCATCGGCGAGGACTGGACCCGGGACCTCAACGAACTCCAAAAGCTCGTGCCCCTGGCCGGGGACGCCGCCTTCCGGGAGTCCTGGCGGGCGGCCAAGCGCGAAAACAAGAAGCGCCTGGCCCGCTACGTGCTGCGCAAAACGGGCCTCGGCATCAATCCGGACACCCTTTTCGACGCCCAGTTCAAGCGCATGCACGAATACAAGCGCCAATTCCTCAACATCCTGCACGCCGTCACCCTCTACAACCGCCTGCGCCGCGACCCCGGCCTGGCCGTGCCGCCGCGCACCGTGCTCATCGGCGGCAAGGCCGCGCCCGGCTACTTCATGGCCAAGCGCATCATCCGGCTGATCACGGCCGTCTCCGAGAAGGTCAACGCCGACCCGGCCGTCAAGGGCCGGCTGCGCCTGCTGTTTCTCCCCAACTACTGCGTGTCCCAGGCCGAGAAGGTCATCCCGGCCGCCGACCTGTCCCAGCAGATCTCCACCGCCGGCATGGAGGCCTCGGGCACGGGCAACATGAAGTTCGCCGTAAACGGCGCCCTGACCATCGGCACCCTCGACGGGGCCAACATCGAGATCATGCAGGAAGTGGGCGAGGACAACATCTTCATCTTCGGGCTCACGGCCCGCGAAGTGGAAGCCGCCCGGGCAAACGGCGTGGACCCGCGCCGGCGCCTGCGCGACGACCCCGAACTGGCCGAGGCCCTGGACATGATCGGACGCGGCTATTTCGTCCCGGGCGAACCCGACCTGTTCGCGCCCATCCTGGACAACCTCCTCAACCACGGCGACTACTACTGCGTCACCGCCGACTACCGGGCCTACCTGGAGGCCCAGGACCGGGTGAACGCCCTCTACCTCGACCCCGAGGCCTGGAGCCGCAAATCCATCCTCAACACGGCCAACATGGGCTACTTCTCCAGCGACCGGGCCGTGCTGGAATACGCCCGCAACATCTGGCACATCGAGCCGCTCGGGGAATAG
- a CDS encoding iron-sulfur cluster assembly scaffold protein, giving the protein MDATPNTTKVRPVVNPLENYTVEGMSECSACGRAVKMQLRIDNDIIVDAGGTVESCGYSRECMAALIATVIGMNVYDAQAVSSEDFQPLMTRVIEKLGCDNWCVAALRIALRNYRLRAAA; this is encoded by the coding sequence ATGGACGCCACCCCGAATACCACCAAGGTCCGCCCCGTCGTAAATCCCCTGGAAAACTACACCGTCGAAGGCATGAGCGAATGTTCCGCCTGCGGACGTGCCGTCAAGATGCAGCTGCGCATCGACAACGATATCATCGTCGATGCCGGCGGTACGGTCGAAAGCTGCGGCTACAGCCGCGAATGCATGGCCGCGCTCATCGCCACCGTCATCGGGATGAACGTCTACGACGCCCAGGCCGTCTCCAGCGAAGATTTCCAGCCGCTCATGACCCGCGTCATCGAGAAGCTCGGTTGCGACAACTGGTGCGTCGCCGCATTGCGCATCGCCCTTCGCAACTACCGCCTCCGGGCCGCGGCTTAG
- a CDS encoding sigma 54-interacting transcriptional regulator yields MRKKVQNRLDPVAGHLDAILDSIEDGVFIADRDGYALKVNAAYEQLTGMAKAELIGKNVEELKKAGLFNIAPITPEIVATGRPASSIQVTRDNRSMTIDGKPVRDPDGTVSLVVLYARDITLMARMRERISRQQELIETYQHQMDFFIREGGGVTGFIAENSAMKRLMDLLRRVAATDAVALVLGETGVGKELFARMIHEASPRREKPFVKVDCASIPENLIESELFGYAPGAFTGAHPKGRVGFFEMAEGGTIFLDEIGEMPLVLQSKLLRVLQDRELTPVGSSRARRTDVRVIAATNRNLENEAKLGTFRSDLFFRLRVAVLEIPPLRDRPDDILPLARLFLQRFGSRYRKRAAFSLEAERILAHYNWPGNVRELENLIEGLVITCDGAIAADDLPTAMRVKECPLPAAGPQEPAAPGAAATGPCLPVDFERPYKEVLSAFERDYLERAIAHFGSVGEAAKRLGLDRTTIFRKMKRAAGE; encoded by the coding sequence ATGAGAAAAAAAGTGCAAAACCGCCTCGATCCTGTGGCCGGCCACCTCGACGCCATCCTCGACAGCATCGAGGACGGCGTGTTCATCGCCGACCGCGACGGCTACGCCCTCAAGGTCAACGCCGCCTACGAACAGCTCACCGGCATGGCCAAGGCCGAGCTCATCGGCAAGAACGTCGAGGAGCTCAAGAAAGCCGGCCTGTTCAACATCGCGCCCATCACCCCCGAAATCGTGGCCACCGGCCGCCCCGCCTCCTCCATCCAGGTCACCCGCGACAACCGCTCCATGACCATCGACGGCAAGCCCGTGCGCGACCCCGACGGCACGGTGAGCTTGGTCGTGCTCTACGCCCGCGACATTACGCTGATGGCCCGCATGCGCGAGCGCATCTCGCGCCAGCAGGAGCTCATCGAGACCTACCAGCACCAGATGGATTTCTTCATCCGCGAGGGCGGCGGGGTCACGGGCTTCATCGCGGAAAACTCGGCCATGAAGCGGCTGATGGACCTCCTGCGGCGCGTCGCCGCCACCGACGCCGTGGCCTTGGTCCTGGGCGAGACGGGCGTGGGCAAGGAGCTGTTCGCCCGCATGATCCACGAGGCCAGCCCCAGGCGCGAGAAACCCTTCGTCAAGGTGGACTGCGCCTCGATCCCGGAAAACCTCATCGAATCCGAGCTGTTCGGCTATGCCCCGGGTGCCTTCACCGGCGCCCATCCCAAGGGCCGGGTGGGGTTTTTCGAGATGGCCGAGGGCGGCACCATCTTTCTCGACGAGATCGGCGAGATGCCGCTTGTCCTGCAATCGAAGCTGCTGCGCGTGCTCCAGGACCGCGAACTCACGCCCGTGGGGTCAAGCAGGGCCCGCAGGACCGACGTGCGGGTCATCGCCGCCACCAACCGCAACCTGGAAAACGAGGCGAAGCTCGGCACGTTTCGCAGCGACCTCTTTTTCCGCCTGCGCGTGGCCGTACTGGAGATCCCGCCCCTGCGCGACCGGCCCGACGACATCCTGCCCCTGGCCCGGCTTTTCCTGCAGCGCTTCGGTTCGCGCTACCGCAAGCGGGCGGCCTTTTCCCTGGAGGCCGAGCGGATATTGGCCCACTACAACTGGCCGGGCAACGTCCGGGAACTCGAAAACCTCATCGAGGGGCTGGTCATCACCTGCGACGGCGCGATCGCGGCCGACGACCTGCCCACGGCCATGCGGGTCAAGGAGTGCCCCCTGCCGGCGGCCGGGCCGCAGGAGCCGGCCGCACCCGGCGCGGCCGCGACCGGGCCGTGTCTGCCCGTGGATTTCGAGCGGCCCTACAAGGAAGTCCTGTCGGCCTTCGAGCGCGACTACCTGGAGCGGGCCATCGCCCATTTCGGCTCGGTGGGCGAGGCGGCCAAGCGGCTGGGCCTGGACCGCACCACCATCTTCCGCAAGATGAAGCGGGCGGCCGGCGAGTAG
- a CDS encoding class I SAM-dependent methyltransferase, translating into MPQAETGNDAHLVKHAIKLLVHGTVSDWNKHFSVRDFNATIPEKSKDAMFMDFEYQERWKFYHCVNQRFIGNKPIDYLEFGVAGGDSLRSWLRLNTHATSRFYGFDSFRGLPEDWLTDSPKGAFDQQGRLPQFEDGRVSIIDGLFQETVDAFSRAFTPHNRLVIHMDADLYSSTLYCLMHLDRHIRPGTIIFFDEFTARDCTDEYAALRDYCTACYRDYTVIASRPDFVKLALEIAR; encoded by the coding sequence ATGCCGCAGGCCGAGACAGGTAACGACGCACATCTCGTCAAGCATGCGATAAAGCTGCTTGTGCACGGTACGGTTTCAGACTGGAACAAGCACTTTAGTGTTCGGGATTTCAATGCGACAATCCCGGAAAAGTCCAAGGACGCGATGTTCATGGACTTCGAATATCAGGAGCGGTGGAAGTTCTACCACTGTGTCAATCAGCGGTTTATTGGGAATAAGCCAATCGATTACCTGGAATTTGGTGTGGCCGGTGGCGACAGTCTGCGTTCGTGGTTGCGCCTCAACACCCATGCCACGTCCAGGTTCTACGGTTTTGATTCCTTCCGGGGACTGCCGGAAGATTGGCTCACGGACAGCCCCAAGGGGGCCTTCGACCAGCAGGGGCGGCTGCCCCAATTCGAGGATGGCCGGGTCAGCATCATAGACGGGTTGTTCCAGGAAACCGTGGACGCTTTTTCCCGTGCCTTCACACCGCACAACAGGCTGGTCATCCACATGGACGCCGACCTGTATTCCTCGACCCTGTACTGCCTCATGCACCTGGACCGGCATATCCGACCCGGCACCATCATTTTCTTCGACGAGTTCACGGCCCGGGATTGCACCGATGAATATGCGGCCCTGCGGGATTATTGCACCGCGTGTTACAGGGATTACACGGTGATCGCCTCCCGTCCGGATTTCGTCAAGCTGGCCCTGGAAATCGCCCGTTAG
- a CDS encoding methyltransferase domain-containing protein: protein MPFCPAAWTRITNDDTPIYLRPDAPDWFVPNAAGDAVLRAALAGDAPDCAAHLFLGRLPDTPPPPYPGRQATLPTGALKELWLHVTDRCNLACRHCLFCSGPAAARELPTEVALARLDEARALGCRVFALTGGEPFLHPGFAAIVEAALADPAAHVVVLTNGTGFGDMADRLAGWPRERLHFQVSCDGLAARHDALRGQGAFARLLDDLQAARRLGFPLTVSFCPTRDNLADLPGVVELAAASGASGLHLMWHFAVGRGRDDDRPDLEALHAAVIAAWDRAEGLGLALDNIEALRAQVFAPVGTRHDGTTAGYASVALGPDDRLYPSPALLGVEELATAIPAGGGLAAAWRDSAVLGRLRAASCRENPSPWKYLLGGGDPDHSYRQAGTFTGDDPYQPLLERLAARLIAREARAVAAPGKGGRPALRLKMGETHVNCHAHGEVALAHTNCLLSLAGEGSLGQIKAFYTEAAAVEKGDIVNPVHYPPEMVAHIPPRYRVRGYGCGSPIADAAPRPGETLVDLGCGAGVECLIAAKQVGPSGRVIGLDMLPAMLARARTAAMATAESLGYANTVFFQGYLEAMPLAAATADCVTSNCVLNLSTRKRRLYAEIFRILKPGGRLVFSDVATETPASAAICNDPALRGECISGTLTQTDLVAILEEAGFVGVRILRRFPYRVVRGHPFFSVTVEARRPQPAPRRRKVFYRGPHPAVVTASGALLRAGEVREIELWEEDLAGEALFVLDEAGAIANPGFQLGEGCCCGTPGKPDAAVTALLDKQPKHGELTPLNLAPPTAEKPAP from the coding sequence ATGCCGTTTTGCCCCGCCGCCTGGACCCGGATCACCAACGACGACACGCCCATCTACCTGCGCCCCGACGCGCCGGACTGGTTCGTGCCCAACGCCGCCGGCGACGCCGTCCTTCGCGCCGCCCTGGCCGGAGACGCCCCGGACTGCGCCGCGCACCTGTTCCTCGGCCGCCTGCCCGACACGCCGCCCCCGCCCTACCCCGGCCGGCAAGCCACCCTGCCGACGGGCGCACTCAAGGAACTGTGGCTGCACGTCACCGACCGCTGCAACCTGGCCTGCCGCCACTGCCTGTTCTGTTCCGGGCCGGCCGCCGCCCGCGAACTGCCGACCGAAGTGGCCCTGGCCCGCCTGGACGAGGCCCGCGCCCTCGGCTGCCGGGTGTTTGCCCTCACCGGCGGCGAGCCCTTCCTGCACCCCGGCTTCGCCGCCATCGTCGAGGCGGCCCTGGCCGATCCCGCCGCCCATGTCGTGGTTTTGACCAACGGCACGGGCTTTGGCGACATGGCCGACCGGCTGGCCGGCTGGCCCCGGGAGCGGCTGCATTTCCAGGTCAGTTGCGACGGCTTGGCGGCGCGGCACGACGCGCTTCGGGGCCAGGGCGCCTTCGCCCGGCTCCTGGACGACCTCCAGGCCGCCCGCCGGCTCGGTTTTCCCTTGACCGTGTCCTTCTGCCCGACCCGCGACAATCTGGCCGACCTGCCCGGGGTGGTGGAGCTGGCCGCCGCCAGCGGCGCCTCGGGACTGCACCTCATGTGGCATTTCGCCGTGGGGCGCGGCCGGGACGACGACCGGCCCGACCTGGAGGCCCTCCACGCCGCCGTGATCGCGGCCTGGGACCGGGCCGAGGGGCTTGGGCTGGCCCTGGACAACATCGAGGCCCTGCGGGCCCAGGTCTTCGCGCCCGTGGGCACCCGCCACGACGGCACCACCGCCGGCTACGCCTCCGTGGCCCTGGGGCCCGACGACCGGCTCTACCCCAGCCCGGCGCTCCTCGGCGTGGAGGAACTGGCCACGGCCATTCCCGCCGGCGGCGGCCTGGCCGCGGCCTGGCGCGACAGTGCGGTCCTCGGCCGGCTGCGGGCGGCCAGTTGCCGGGAAAACCCCTCGCCCTGGAAATACCTCCTGGGCGGCGGCGACCCCGACCATTCCTACCGCCAGGCCGGCACCTTCACCGGCGACGACCCCTACCAGCCCCTGCTGGAGCGGCTAGCCGCGCGGCTCATCGCCCGCGAGGCCCGGGCCGTGGCCGCGCCCGGCAAGGGCGGCCGGCCGGCCCTGCGGCTGAAAATGGGCGAAACCCACGTCAACTGCCACGCCCACGGCGAGGTGGCCCTGGCCCACACCAACTGCCTGCTGTCGCTCGCCGGCGAAGGGAGCCTGGGCCAGATCAAGGCCTTCTACACCGAGGCCGCGGCCGTGGAAAAAGGCGACATCGTCAATCCGGTCCACTACCCGCCGGAGATGGTGGCACACATTCCGCCGCGCTACCGGGTGCGCGGCTACGGCTGCGGCTCGCCCATCGCCGACGCGGCCCCGCGCCCCGGCGAGACCCTGGTGGACCTGGGCTGCGGGGCCGGGGTGGAATGCCTGATCGCGGCCAAACAGGTGGGGCCGTCGGGCCGGGTGATCGGCCTGGACATGCTGCCGGCCATGCTGGCCCGGGCCCGGACCGCCGCCATGGCCACGGCCGAATCACTGGGCTATGCCAACACCGTCTTTTTCCAGGGCTACCTGGAAGCCATGCCCCTTGCCGCGGCCACGGCCGATTGCGTGACCTCCAACTGCGTGCTCAACCTCTCCACCCGAAAGCGCCGACTCTACGCCGAGATTTTCCGGATCCTCAAACCCGGCGGGCGGCTGGTCTTTTCCGACGTGGCCACCGAGACGCCGGCCTCGGCCGCCATCTGCAACGATCCCGCCCTGCGTGGCGAGTGCATCTCCGGCACCCTGACCCAAACCGATCTGGTGGCCATCCTGGAGGAGGCGGGCTTTGTCGGCGTGCGCATCCTGCGGCGGTTCCCCTACCGGGTGGTGCGCGGCCATCCGTTTTTCTCCGTGACCGTGGAGGCCCGCCGGCCGCAGCCCGCGCCCCGGCGCCGCAAGGTCTTCTACCGCGGGCCGCACCCGGCCGTGGTCACGGCCTCGGGCGCCCTGCTGCGGGCCGGGGAAGTGCGGGAAATCGAGCTGTGGGAAGAGGACCTGGCCGGGGAGGCGCTTTTTGTCCTGGACGAGGCCGGCGCCATCGCCAACCCGGGCTTCCAGCTCGGGGAGGGCTGCTGCTGCGGCACGCCGGGAAAGCCCGATGCGGCCGTAACGGCGCTTTTGGACAAGCAGCCGAAGCACGGGGAACTGACGCCGTTGAACCTGGCGCCGCCGACCGCGGAAAAGCCTGCGCCCTAA
- a CDS encoding carbamoyltransferase has product MAEYILGLSAYYHDSAAALLRDGAVVAAAHEERFTRKKHDASFPEQAARYVLEEAGIGLSELAAIAFYDKPYLKFERLMETYHGFAPRGLVSFLSAMPVWIKEKLFMKKMLREELAKLGQGRPRILFPEHHLSHAASAFYPSPFASAAILTIDGVGEWSTTTIGVGRGKDITFLRELDFPHSLGLLYSAFTYYCGFKVNSGEYKLMGLAPYGIAGSARVEEYKAKILDQLVDLRPDGSMLLNMAYFDYATGLTMCRDAKWEALFGLPRRAAESGLAQEHMDMALAIQEVTEEVVMRLARTARELSGEKYLVMAGGVALNCVANGKLLRAGVFDDIWIQPAAGDAGGALGAALAAWHVRGGHERAPLPEGAADRMAGAYLGPEFTRRDALRVASRNEAPCAVYDDFEALCADVADLIADGKVVGWFQGRMEYGPRALGGRSILGDPRNPEMQKKLNLKIKYREGFRPFAPSVLAEAASTCFELDRASPYMLLVAPVAEKLRHELPENYWQMPMFERLYVPRSELPAITHVDFSARIQTVHKATNPRYHRLIETFHARHGCPVIVNTSFNVRGEPIVCDPADAYRCFMRTEMDYLVIGDCLFDKAAQPAYADAGDWREEYELD; this is encoded by the coding sequence ATGGCCGAATACATCCTGGGCCTTTCCGCCTACTACCACGACAGCGCCGCCGCCCTGTTGCGCGACGGCGCGGTCGTGGCCGCCGCCCACGAGGAACGCTTCACGCGCAAGAAGCACGATGCCTCCTTCCCCGAGCAGGCCGCCCGCTACGTCCTGGAGGAAGCCGGCATCGGCCTGTCCGAACTGGCGGCCATCGCCTTTTACGACAAGCCCTACCTCAAGTTCGAGCGGCTCATGGAGACCTACCACGGCTTCGCCCCGCGCGGCCTGGTCAGTTTCCTGTCGGCCATGCCGGTGTGGATCAAGGAAAAGCTGTTCATGAAGAAGATGCTGCGCGAGGAACTGGCCAAGCTCGGCCAGGGCAGGCCGCGCATCCTTTTTCCCGAGCACCACCTGTCCCACGCCGCCTCGGCCTTCTACCCCTCGCCCTTCGCCTCCGCCGCCATCCTGACCATCGACGGCGTGGGCGAGTGGTCCACCACCACCATCGGCGTCGGCCGCGGCAAGGACATCACCTTTCTGCGCGAGCTCGACTTCCCCCATTCCCTGGGCCTGCTCTATTCCGCCTTCACCTACTACTGCGGCTTCAAGGTCAATTCCGGCGAATACAAGCTCATGGGCCTGGCGCCCTACGGCATCGCCGGTTCGGCGCGGGTGGAGGAATACAAGGCCAAGATCCTCGACCAGTTGGTCGACCTGCGCCCCGATGGCTCCATGCTGCTGAACATGGCCTACTTCGACTACGCCACCGGCCTGACCATGTGCCGCGACGCCAAATGGGAGGCGCTTTTCGGCCTGCCCAGGCGCGCCGCCGAGTCCGGGCTCGCCCAGGAGCACATGGACATGGCCCTGGCCATCCAGGAGGTCACCGAAGAGGTGGTCATGCGGTTGGCCCGCACGGCCAGGGAGCTTTCGGGCGAAAAATACCTGGTCATGGCCGGCGGCGTGGCGCTTAACTGCGTGGCCAACGGCAAGCTGCTGCGCGCCGGGGTGTTCGACGACATCTGGATCCAGCCGGCGGCCGGCGACGCCGGCGGGGCGCTGGGCGCGGCCCTGGCCGCCTGGCACGTCCGGGGCGGCCACGAGCGCGCCCCCCTGCCCGAGGGCGCGGCCGACCGCATGGCCGGCGCCTACCTCGGCCCGGAATTCACGCGCCGCGACGCCCTGCGCGTGGCCTCGCGCAACGAGGCCCCCTGCGCGGTCTACGACGACTTCGAGGCGCTGTGCGCCGACGTGGCCGACCTCATCGCCGACGGCAAGGTGGTGGGCTGGTTCCAGGGCCGCATGGAATACGGTCCCCGGGCCCTGGGCGGCCGCAGCATCCTGGGCGATCCCCGAAACCCGGAGATGCAAAAAAAGCTCAACCTCAAGATCAAGTACCGCGAGGGCTTCCGGCCCTTCGCCCCGTCGGTGCTGGCCGAGGCGGCCTCGACCTGCTTCGAGCTCGACCGGGCCTCGCCCTACATGCTGCTCGTGGCGCCGGTGGCCGAAAAGCTGCGCCACGAACTGCCCGAAAACTACTGGCAGATGCCCATGTTCGAGCGGCTCTACGTGCCGCGCTCCGAGCTTCCGGCCATCACCCACGTGGACTTCTCGGCCCGCATCCAGACCGTGCACAAGGCGACCAATCCGCGCTACCACCGGCTCATCGAGACGTTTCACGCCCGTCACGGCTGCCCGGTCATCGTCAACACCAGCTTCAACGTGCGCGGCGAGCCCATTGTCTGCGACCCGGCCGACGCCTACCGCTGCTTCATGCGCACGGAGATGGACTATCTGGTCATCGGCGACTGCCTCTTCGACAAGGCGGCCCAGCCCGCCTACGCCGACGCCGGCGACTGGCGCGAGGAATACGAGCTGGACTAG
- a CDS encoding DUF5989 family protein, producing the protein MEFLRELWGFLRVRKKFWLLPIILVLLLFGVLVVLTSGTAVAPFIYTLF; encoded by the coding sequence ATGGAATTTTTACGTGAACTCTGGGGCTTTCTGCGGGTCAGGAAAAAATTCTGGCTGCTGCCCATCATCCTGGTGCTGCTGCTTTTCGGCGTGCTCGTGGTGCTGACCAGCGGCACGGCCGTGGCCCCGTTCATCTACACGCTGTTTTAA